From the Lathyrus oleraceus cultivar Zhongwan6 chromosome 4, CAAS_Psat_ZW6_1.0, whole genome shotgun sequence genome, one window contains:
- the LOC127075036 gene encoding uncharacterized protein LOC127075036 isoform X2 has product MKQFLMRSYYDRYTSLHDSDFEIFMSQEVASGLCKVLPENHNSMLRLSVLRRDLVGEGSHRRVSTLIKLQTQQLKSLSDLLSYSCELIIIERLPSGVFADPFELQHLAQRGVFNDIAVFGDTNLELPSFLSNRSAVEIHLDIDPNTLLQPTDISIEYPLHARYQPLNESGYSIVEFGAPDTLLRCRVKEKMENSNCLFKLKNDDANLYDAGLVWRIPSGKKAHSDLVSTVTFLTAFLSTLVIMVTSLRYFNSRVSKDLKQS; this is encoded by the exons ATGAAGCAATTTCTGATGCGGTCTTACTATGACAGATATACGAGCTTACATGATTCAGATTTTGAAATTTTCATGTCTCAAGAAGTCGCTTCTGGTCTGTGCAAAGTGCTTCCTGAAAACCATAATTCCATGTTAAGATTGTCAGTTCTAAGACGCGATCTTGTTGGTGAAGGTTCTCACCGCCGTGTGTCTACATTAATCAAATTACAAACCCAACAGTTGAAGTCTTTGTCTGATCTTTTAAGCTACTCATGTGAATTAATAATTATTGAAAGACTTCCTTCTGGAGTTTTTGCTGATCCATTTGAATTACAACATCTTGCTCAACGTGGTG TGTTCAATGATATAGCTGTCTTTGGTGATACAAATCTCGAGTTACCTTCGTTCTTGTCCAATCGTTCTGCCGTTGAAATCCACTTAGATATTGATCCAAATACATTGCTACAACCAACTGATATCAGCATAGAGTATCCTTTGCATGCACGATATCAA CCTCTGAATGAAAGTGGCTACTCAATAGTCGAATTTGGTGCACCAGATACATTACTGCGCTGCCGCGTGAAGGAAAAGATGGAAAATAGCAATTGCTTgttcaaattgaaaaatgatgATGCCAATCTGTATGATGCTGGTCTTGTTTGGAGAATACCATCTGGAAAAAAGGCGCATTCTGATCTTGTTTCAACCGTTACATTTCTTACAGCCTTCTTATCAACTCTTGTAATTATGGTAACATCATTGCGTTATTTTAATAGCAGAGTGAGTAAAGATTTGAAACAATCATAA
- the LOC127075036 gene encoding uncharacterized protein LOC127075036 isoform X1, protein MTTRRFVQLLIYLLAGNCLLGDSESGQVVGSPYPSSDSKNAKSFSPMKQFLMRSYYDRYTSLHDSDFEIFMSQEVASGLCKVLPENHNSMLRLSVLRRDLVGEGSHRRVSTLIKLQTQQLKSLSDLLSYSCELIIIERLPSGVFADPFELQHLAQRGVFNDIAVFGDTNLELPSFLSNRSAVEIHLDIDPNTLLQPTDISIEYPLHARYQPLNESGYSIVEFGAPDTLLRCRVKEKMENSNCLFKLKNDDANLYDAGLVWRIPSGKKAHSDLVSTVTFLTAFLSTLVIMVTSLRYFNSRVSKDLKQS, encoded by the exons ATGACAACTAGGCGATTTGTTCAACTCTTGATCTATTTGTTAGCTGGAAACTGTTTGCTTGGTGATTCAGAATCAGGTCAG GTGGTTGGTTCCCCATATCCTAGCTCTGATAGCAAAAATGCTAAATCTTTTTCTCCCATGAAGCAATTTCTGATGCGGTCTTACTATGACAGATATACGAGCTTACATGATTCAGATTTTGAAATTTTCATGTCTCAAGAAGTCGCTTCTGGTCTGTGCAAAGTGCTTCCTGAAAACCATAATTCCATGTTAAGATTGTCAGTTCTAAGACGCGATCTTGTTGGTGAAGGTTCTCACCGCCGTGTGTCTACATTAATCAAATTACAAACCCAACAGTTGAAGTCTTTGTCTGATCTTTTAAGCTACTCATGTGAATTAATAATTATTGAAAGACTTCCTTCTGGAGTTTTTGCTGATCCATTTGAATTACAACATCTTGCTCAACGTGGTG TGTTCAATGATATAGCTGTCTTTGGTGATACAAATCTCGAGTTACCTTCGTTCTTGTCCAATCGTTCTGCCGTTGAAATCCACTTAGATATTGATCCAAATACATTGCTACAACCAACTGATATCAGCATAGAGTATCCTTTGCATGCACGATATCAA CCTCTGAATGAAAGTGGCTACTCAATAGTCGAATTTGGTGCACCAGATACATTACTGCGCTGCCGCGTGAAGGAAAAGATGGAAAATAGCAATTGCTTgttcaaattgaaaaatgatgATGCCAATCTGTATGATGCTGGTCTTGTTTGGAGAATACCATCTGGAAAAAAGGCGCATTCTGATCTTGTTTCAACCGTTACATTTCTTACAGCCTTCTTATCAACTCTTGTAATTATGGTAACATCATTGCGTTATTTTAATAGCAGAGTGAGTAAAGATTTGAAACAATCATAA